In Streptomyces sp. TS71-3, the following proteins share a genomic window:
- a CDS encoding BTAD domain-containing putative transcriptional regulator, whose amino-acid sequence MSLRFAVLGPLRAWHGEIELELGPPKQRSLLALLLIHAGHPVSVHEIVDTLWGQDPPDSAVNVVQRHVGALRRLLEPGLPARGASRWLVRGSGGYRLEVEPDSLDLLRFRALCQDAERSAEAGQPAGAAELLIAALDLWRGSTASGIAPEVRSHPAFTAVDREYADAVTAAADHALAAGPALGARVLAVLRQAAAQHPLDEALQARLVAVLAATGHQVEALDVYRTVGTRLAEDLGLEPGPELRAAQQQVLHQADTAPPAPPAEPESRESAPQGPPATTGAGQSAGVPVRPAQLPVSPATFTGRGHELDRLQELLDAADRPSPGVVIGLIGGMAGVGKTTLAVHWAQQVAHRFPGGQLYVDLRGFHPDGSIMSPSEAIRSFLDAFGVPSHRIPAGLEAQAMLYRTLLADRRMLVVLDNARDTEQVRPLLPGAPGSLVIVTSRNQLYGLVARQGARVLALNLLSEADAREFLTRRLGADRTGSEPGATAEIIARCGRLPLALAIVSARAAMSPAFTLASIAAELRDGRDNLDAFTAEAPLTDARSVFSWSYRALTPGAARLFRLLALHPGPDYCLPAAASLAGQDREHVRPLLSELVRAHLVTATAPDRYGCHDLLRAYATELLKSEETAAESEAARRRLLDHYLHSAHAADTALAPSRDRVEPPPHTSGVTVMKFDDQRGAAEWLEVNRPVLLAVIEDDARHGTGEHSWRLATVLEWYLDRVGRWDEQLEAQAVAVAAAERLGDRRGQAHAHRSLGFAHGRTERWAEAREHLSRSLELFGEIADPAGQGRGHRYLAYLANRRQRHEEALDHYERASALYRSAGRRSGVASIYNEVGWTYILMGEYDKALDECRRALGMHQEIADSAGEAAAWDSIGYAHHHLGEYAEALACFEHALAVYREISDRFNEADTLVHIGDTHHAANRNARAELAWRQALGILDEIGHPDAAQVRERLSRLREPAARAGRTGT is encoded by the coding sequence GTGAGCCTGCGCTTCGCCGTCCTGGGGCCGCTGCGGGCCTGGCATGGTGAGATCGAACTGGAACTCGGCCCGCCCAAGCAGCGCAGCCTGCTGGCGCTGCTGCTGATCCACGCGGGGCACCCGGTGTCCGTCCACGAGATCGTCGACACCCTGTGGGGACAGGACCCGCCGGACAGCGCCGTCAACGTGGTGCAGCGGCACGTCGGCGCCCTGCGCCGGCTGCTCGAACCCGGCCTGCCGGCCCGGGGCGCCTCCCGGTGGCTCGTGCGCGGCTCGGGCGGATACCGCCTGGAAGTGGAACCCGACTCGCTGGACCTGCTCCGCTTCCGCGCCCTCTGCCAGGACGCGGAGCGGTCGGCCGAGGCGGGGCAGCCGGCCGGCGCCGCCGAGCTGCTGATCGCGGCCCTGGACCTGTGGCGGGGATCCACCGCCTCCGGCATCGCACCCGAGGTGCGGTCGCACCCGGCGTTCACGGCCGTCGACCGCGAGTACGCGGACGCCGTCACCGCGGCCGCGGACCACGCGCTGGCCGCGGGACCGGCGCTCGGCGCGCGGGTGCTCGCGGTCCTCAGGCAGGCCGCCGCGCAGCACCCCCTGGACGAGGCGTTGCAGGCCAGGCTGGTCGCGGTGCTCGCGGCCACGGGGCACCAGGTGGAGGCCCTGGACGTCTACCGCACCGTGGGCACCCGGCTCGCGGAGGACCTGGGCCTGGAGCCCGGACCCGAACTGCGGGCCGCCCAGCAACAGGTACTGCACCAGGCCGACACCGCGCCGCCCGCGCCCCCGGCAGAGCCGGAGAGCCGCGAGAGCGCCCCTCAAGGGCCGCCCGCCACCACCGGCGCGGGACAGAGCGCGGGCGTCCCGGTGCGGCCGGCGCAGCTGCCGGTGAGCCCCGCGACCTTCACCGGCCGCGGCCACGAACTCGACCGGTTGCAGGAGCTGCTGGACGCCGCCGACCGCCCGTCCCCGGGCGTGGTGATCGGCCTGATCGGCGGCATGGCGGGCGTCGGCAAGACCACCCTCGCCGTGCACTGGGCGCAGCAGGTCGCGCACCGCTTCCCCGGCGGGCAGCTCTACGTCGACCTGCGCGGGTTCCACCCGGACGGCTCGATCATGAGCCCGTCGGAGGCGATACGGTCCTTCCTCGACGCCTTCGGCGTGCCCTCGCACCGCATCCCGGCGGGCCTTGAGGCGCAGGCCATGCTCTACCGCACCCTGCTCGCCGACCGGCGGATGCTGGTCGTCCTGGACAACGCGCGGGACACCGAACAGGTCCGGCCGCTGCTGCCAGGGGCGCCCGGCAGCCTGGTCATCGTCACCAGCCGCAACCAGCTCTACGGCCTCGTGGCCCGGCAGGGCGCACGTGTCCTGGCGCTGAACCTGCTGAGCGAGGCCGACGCGCGGGAGTTCCTGACCCGGCGGCTCGGCGCCGACCGGACCGGGAGCGAGCCCGGCGCCACCGCCGAGATCATCGCCCGGTGCGGCCGGCTGCCGCTGGCGTTGGCCATCGTGAGCGCCCGTGCCGCGATGAGCCCGGCGTTCACCCTGGCCTCCATCGCCGCCGAACTGCGGGACGGCCGGGACAACCTCGACGCGTTCACGGCCGAGGCGCCCCTCACGGACGCCCGAAGCGTCTTCTCCTGGTCGTACCGCGCACTGACCCCGGGAGCCGCGCGGCTGTTCCGGCTGCTCGCGCTGCACCCGGGACCGGACTACTGCCTCCCCGCCGCCGCGAGCCTCGCGGGCCAGGACCGCGAGCACGTGCGTCCGCTCCTGTCCGAGCTGGTGCGGGCCCACCTGGTCACCGCGACGGCGCCCGACCGCTACGGCTGCCACGACCTCCTGCGCGCCTACGCGACGGAGCTGCTGAAGTCCGAGGAGACGGCCGCGGAGTCGGAGGCCGCCAGGCGCCGCCTGCTGGACCACTACCTGCACAGCGCCCACGCGGCGGACACCGCGCTCGCCCCCAGCCGTGACCGCGTCGAGCCGCCGCCCCACACGTCCGGCGTGACGGTGATGAAGTTCGACGACCAGCGTGGCGCGGCGGAATGGCTGGAGGTCAACCGCCCGGTCCTGCTCGCGGTCATCGAGGACGACGCCCGGCACGGCACCGGAGAACACAGCTGGCGGCTCGCCACGGTACTGGAGTGGTACCTGGACCGGGTCGGCCGCTGGGACGAGCAGCTGGAAGCCCAGGCGGTGGCGGTGGCGGCGGCGGAGCGGCTGGGCGACCGGCGCGGCCAGGCGCACGCCCACCGGTCGCTGGGCTTCGCCCACGGCAGGACGGAGCGCTGGGCCGAGGCGCGCGAGCACCTCTCGCGGTCGCTGGAGCTCTTCGGCGAGATCGCCGACCCGGCCGGTCAGGGGCGCGGCCACCGCTACCTCGCCTACCTGGCCAACAGGCGGCAGCGCCACGAGGAGGCCCTCGACCACTACGAGCGGGCGAGCGCGCTGTACCGGTCGGCGGGCCGGCGCAGCGGGGTCGCGAGCATCTACAACGAGGTCGGCTGGACGTACATCCTGATGGGCGAGTACGACAAGGCCCTCGACGAGTGCCGGCGGGCCCTGGGGATGCACCAGGAGATCGCCGACAGCGCCGGCGAGGCGGCGGCCTGGGACAGCATCGGCTACGCCCATCACCATCTCGGGGAGTACGCCGAGGCGCTGGCGTGCTTCGAGCACGCGCTGGCGGTCTACCGGGAGATCAGCGACCGCTTCAACGAGGCGGACACCCTCGTGCACATCGGCGACACCCACCACGCCGCGAACCGGAACGCCAGGGCGGAGCTCGCCTGGCGGCAGGCGCTCGGGATCCTCGACGAGATCGGCCATCCGGACGCCGCCCAGGTCCGCGAGCGGCTGAGCCGCCTGAGGGAGCCCGCCGCCCGCGCCGGCCGCACCGGCACGTGA
- a CDS encoding tripartite tricarboxylate transporter permease translates to MGALHNLMDGFGAAFTPLNLFWVAVGVVIGTLIGILPGLGPPATLAILLPLTTSLPPATGLILMAGIYHGAKFAGSTTAILLNIPTEPSSVVLCIDGHPLARQGRAGPAMGMSAISGFAASTFGVIALTFAAPWVAELAVDFGPPEYAALMAFALLLVIMMAGESPLRGFISMGLGLLLSTVGVDIFSGQQRFTFGSTGLSDGIEFITLSVGLFAVGEVLVNVETAMGRPLFTVPSKLRELLPSRADLVRSRSAIAQGSVLGFVVGALPGGGSTVASFLSYTLAKRTSRTPERFGKGAIEGVAAPEAANNSESGGAMIPLLSLGLPGTASTAVMLAALLLYGLQPGPLLFTQHPEIGWPVIASLYIGNMALLILNLPMIPVWVKILKIPYWVLYPAILVLAVVGVYSVRSSMLDVYMLAGFGLVGYVFRKLGIPAAPMLMAFVLGPMAENAVRQSLVLSGNDPLIFVERPIAATVLGIALLVVLVILLTGRRRRPPAPRAAAPEPAHQTTGTP, encoded by the coding sequence ATGGGTGCACTGCACAACCTGATGGACGGCTTCGGGGCCGCGTTCACCCCGCTCAACCTGTTCTGGGTGGCGGTGGGAGTGGTGATCGGCACCCTGATCGGGATCCTGCCCGGTCTCGGGCCGCCCGCGACGCTCGCGATCCTGCTGCCGCTCACCACCAGCCTGCCCCCGGCGACCGGGCTGATCCTGATGGCCGGGATCTACCACGGGGCGAAGTTCGCCGGGTCGACGACGGCGATCCTGCTCAACATCCCGACCGAACCGTCGTCCGTGGTGCTGTGCATCGACGGCCACCCGCTCGCACGGCAGGGCCGGGCGGGGCCGGCCATGGGCATGTCCGCGATCTCCGGCTTCGCGGCCAGCACCTTCGGCGTGATCGCGCTGACCTTCGCCGCGCCCTGGGTGGCCGAACTCGCCGTGGACTTCGGACCGCCCGAGTACGCCGCGCTGATGGCCTTCGCCCTGCTCCTCGTCATCATGATGGCCGGCGAGTCGCCGCTGCGGGGCTTCATCTCGATGGGGCTCGGGCTGCTGCTGTCGACCGTGGGCGTCGACATCTTCTCCGGGCAGCAGCGGTTCACCTTCGGCAGCACGGGGCTGTCCGACGGCATCGAGTTCATCACCCTCAGCGTCGGCCTCTTCGCCGTCGGCGAGGTGCTCGTCAACGTCGAGACGGCGATGGGCAGGCCGCTGTTCACCGTCCCCAGCAAGCTGCGCGAGCTGCTGCCCTCCAGGGCCGACCTGGTGCGCAGCCGCTCGGCCATCGCGCAGGGCTCCGTCCTCGGGTTCGTCGTCGGCGCCCTGCCCGGCGGCGGCTCCACGGTCGCGTCGTTCCTCTCGTACACCCTTGCCAAGCGCACGTCACGGACGCCGGAACGCTTCGGCAAGGGTGCCATCGAGGGCGTGGCCGCGCCGGAGGCGGCCAACAACTCCGAGTCGGGCGGCGCCATGATCCCGCTGCTCAGCCTCGGCCTGCCCGGCACCGCCAGCACGGCCGTCATGCTCGCCGCACTGCTGCTGTACGGGCTCCAGCCCGGGCCGCTGCTGTTCACCCAGCACCCCGAGATCGGCTGGCCGGTGATCGCCAGCCTCTACATCGGCAACATGGCCCTGCTCATCCTGAACCTGCCGATGATCCCGGTCTGGGTGAAGATCCTCAAGATCCCCTACTGGGTGCTGTACCCCGCGATCCTGGTGCTGGCCGTGGTGGGCGTCTACAGCGTGCGCAGCTCGATGCTCGACGTCTACATGCTCGCCGGGTTCGGCCTGGTCGGCTATGTCTTCCGCAAGCTCGGCATACCCGCCGCGCCGATGCTCATGGCCTTCGTCCTCGGCCCCATGGCGGAGAACGCCGTACGGCAGTCCCTGGTGCTCTCCGGCAACGACCCGCTGATCTTCGTGGAGCGCCCGATCGCGGCGACCGTCCTCGGCATCGCGCTGCTGGTCGTGCTCGTCATCCTCCTCACCGGCCGCAGGCGCCGCCCGCCCGCGCCCCGGGCCGCGGCACCGGAGCCCGCCCACCAGACCACCGGCACCCCGTGA
- a CDS encoding MmgE/PrpD family protein yields the protein MTATEDVVDFVRSTTPPPAARESATAELARFAEAGRAGAESSAVRALRAALGTAEAGPVRTAWVSATAAGAGAEAGADGDGGPEWIAVCAAAGALEADPARAAEATALGYAVAEHIATALGTAHTDAGWAAQCTAGAIGAAAAAGRLLALGALPTRHLLGLAATQAAGLAGARGTDAWALQLGKTAANAVEAALLAGNGFTSSAEPLEGRRGLFALMSPGARPPRDRLGAHWN from the coding sequence ATGACCGCCACCGAAGACGTCGTCGACTTCGTCCGGAGCACGACCCCGCCGCCCGCCGCACGCGAGTCGGCGACGGCGGAGCTGGCACGGTTCGCCGAGGCCGGCCGCGCGGGCGCGGAGAGTTCGGCGGTGCGCGCCCTGCGCGCGGCGCTGGGCACCGCGGAGGCCGGCCCCGTGCGGACGGCATGGGTGTCGGCCACCGCCGCGGGCGCCGGCGCCGAGGCCGGGGCGGACGGCGACGGCGGACCGGAGTGGATCGCGGTCTGCGCCGCCGCCGGCGCGCTGGAAGCCGATCCCGCCCGCGCGGCCGAGGCCACGGCGCTCGGCTACGCGGTGGCCGAGCACATCGCCACGGCGCTGGGCACCGCGCACACCGACGCGGGCTGGGCCGCCCAGTGCACCGCGGGCGCGATCGGGGCGGCGGCCGCCGCGGGCCGGCTGCTCGCTCTCGGCGCACTCCCCACGCGCCATCTGCTCGGGCTCGCCGCGACCCAGGCCGCGGGTCTCGCCGGCGCCCGCGGCACCGACGCCTGGGCCCTGCAACTGGGCAAGACGGCGGCCAACGCCGTGGAGGCGGCGCTGCTCGCGGGGAACGGCTTCACCTCCTCGGCCGAGCCGCTCGAAGGGCGGCGCGGCCTGTTCGCACTGATGTCCCCGGGCGCCCGCCCGCCACGGGACCGGCTCGGCGCCCACTGGAACTGA
- a CDS encoding tripartite tricarboxylate transporter TctB family protein: MRKAHIGTGLFVAALGAFALVEGAGLHMFGEHGVPGPGFFPDLAAGALVVLGVLMAVVTLVRRQAPADSGTEEAAEGFDAARALRAGRVWIGFAAAAPLLLVAGFLPAMALLVAYLLLAVERIRPLKAILAAVLIPLVVYAVFAYLLGVELPTGLLLGQA; encoded by the coding sequence GTGCGCAAGGCCCACATCGGGACAGGTCTGTTCGTGGCGGCGCTCGGCGCCTTCGCGCTGGTAGAGGGCGCCGGACTGCACATGTTCGGCGAACACGGCGTGCCGGGGCCGGGGTTCTTCCCCGACCTGGCCGCCGGGGCGCTGGTGGTGCTCGGCGTCCTGATGGCCGTGGTCACCCTCGTACGCCGCCAGGCACCGGCGGACAGCGGCACCGAGGAGGCCGCGGAGGGCTTCGACGCCGCGCGGGCCCTGCGCGCGGGCCGGGTGTGGATCGGCTTCGCCGCAGCCGCACCGCTGCTCCTCGTGGCCGGGTTCCTGCCCGCCATGGCCCTGCTGGTGGCGTACCTGCTGCTGGCCGTGGAGCGGATCCGCCCCCTCAAGGCGATCCTCGCGGCCGTGTTGATCCCGCTCGTCGTCTACGCCGTCTTCGCCTACCTGCTCGGCGTCGAACTCCCCACCGGCCTCCTGCTCGGCCAGGCCTGA
- a CDS encoding aromatic amino acid ammonia-lyase, protein MTDSSRVLVDGRRLRCTDVVRVARWSASAELDPAALKRAHEAYLVAKDIGAKRAVYGRTSGVGANRHHIVDPDTADQHGLRLLKSHAGGTGPAAPDSLVRSTLLIRLNQLAAAGSGVHPRLVRALETALRVGAVPRVHSLGAIGTGDLSALAEIALTLAGHRPFAVGSLDPVPISPGDALAFISSNAATLAESVLAWHDLRELLHASHAVAALSYCALHGSPEAFSERVHAQRPHPGSLHCAAEMRRILWGEGEPEPGSRLQDPFGLRAFPQVQGPALDAADALESTLTIDLNAAAENPFIDIETKDAYHHGHFSTAYLALSLDHLRAAIHHVAELSAARLSDLVEPELTGLTPFLSAGPSGSSGIMILEYVAHDALSQLRHAAAPVTLGTAVISRGLEDHASFSTQAARSATAVVTAYRTVLACELIGAVRALRLGTAELPDAPVSEAFRTAAETLPMIPEDHPLTQEITHAEHVLKTFARL, encoded by the coding sequence ATGACCGACAGCAGCCGTGTCCTCGTGGACGGCCGGCGGTTGCGCTGCACGGACGTGGTGCGCGTGGCACGCTGGAGCGCCTCCGCGGAGCTGGACCCGGCAGCACTCAAGCGGGCCCACGAGGCGTATCTCGTCGCCAAGGACATCGGCGCCAAACGCGCGGTGTACGGGCGCACCAGCGGCGTCGGCGCCAACCGGCACCACATCGTCGACCCCGACACCGCCGACCAGCACGGCCTCCGCCTGCTGAAGAGCCACGCGGGGGGCACCGGACCGGCGGCACCGGACAGCCTGGTGCGCTCCACCCTCCTCATCAGGCTCAACCAGCTCGCCGCGGCCGGCAGCGGCGTCCACCCCCGGCTGGTGCGCGCCCTCGAAACCGCCCTCCGCGTCGGGGCCGTCCCGCGCGTCCACTCCCTGGGCGCCATCGGGACCGGCGACCTGAGCGCACTCGCCGAGATAGCGCTCACCCTCGCGGGACACCGGCCCTTCGCCGTCGGCTCGCTCGATCCCGTGCCCATCAGCCCCGGAGACGCCCTCGCGTTCATCTCCAGCAACGCCGCGACCCTCGCGGAGTCCGTTCTCGCCTGGCACGACCTGCGCGAACTCCTGCACGCCAGCCACGCCGTGGCCGCGCTGTCCTACTGCGCGCTGCACGGCTCTCCCGAAGCGTTCTCCGAACGCGTCCACGCCCAGCGGCCCCACCCCGGCTCCCTGCACTGCGCCGCCGAGATGCGCCGCATCCTCTGGGGGGAGGGCGAGCCGGAGCCGGGCAGCCGGCTCCAGGACCCGTTCGGGCTGCGGGCCTTCCCGCAGGTCCAGGGGCCCGCACTGGACGCCGCGGACGCCCTGGAGAGCACCCTCACCATCGACCTCAACGCCGCCGCCGAGAACCCGTTCATCGACATCGAGACCAAGGACGCCTACCACCACGGCCACTTCTCCACGGCCTACCTGGCGCTCTCCCTGGACCACCTGCGGGCCGCGATCCACCACGTGGCCGAGCTGTCCGCGGCACGCCTGAGCGACCTGGTCGAACCCGAACTCACCGGCCTCACCCCGTTCCTCTCGGCGGGGCCGTCCGGCAGCTCCGGCATCATGATCCTCGAATACGTGGCCCATGACGCCCTCAGCCAGCTCCGCCACGCCGCGGCACCGGTCACCCTCGGCACGGCCGTCATCTCCCGCGGCCTGGAGGACCACGCCAGCTTCTCCACCCAGGCGGCCCGCAGCGCGACGGCCGTCGTTACCGCCTACCGCACGGTGCTCGCCTGCGAACTCATCGGCGCCGTACGGGCCTTGCGGCTCGGCACCGCGGAACTCCCGGACGCCCCCGTGTCCGAAGCCTTCCGCACCGCGGCGGAGACCCTGCCGATGATCCCGGAGGACCACCCCCTCACCCAGGAGATCACCCACGCGGAACACGTCCTCAAGACGTTCGCCAGGCTTTGA
- a CDS encoding MmgE/PrpD family protein, which translates to MPLGTPHAAAPAPSTVSAAFCRHLLDAYAAPLPPEVARAARRSLLNVLGTAIGGARTAAVDALLATARDERVRGTVAVPGRAETVDAHWGALIAGTAAHLDDFDDTHLATVIHPGAATLGTLLALEPELDVAGSRYLSAFALGCEAQLRIGNAISPRHYDLGWHITGTCGVLGAAVAASLLLGQDAATLERALSLAGTMVLGHREGFGSMTKPFHPGKAAANGVLAARLAAAGAGGGPDPLGPSGVLDVLSDRVDRGRLGGPWDRDWELEDNAFKPYPCGIVAHPCIDAAIAASAEIGDPGAVTAVEIDCHPLVPELMGRRQPGDHLQARFSAYHAAAVGLIDGEAGIAQFGDERALAPDVVRLRGLITLRPSESCARDEATLRAAREDGPEVVTRVRHARGSLDRPLTDGELFEKVRKLIEPELGAEAPARIRDAVDGLDGAPGIAALVAVIRPENATQLVPGSGTPGTSQEDHR; encoded by the coding sequence ATGCCTCTGGGAACCCCACACGCGGCGGCGCCCGCGCCGTCGACCGTGTCCGCGGCGTTCTGCCGCCACCTGCTGGACGCGTACGCCGCCCCGCTGCCGCCCGAGGTGGCGCGCGCCGCGCGGCGCAGCCTCCTCAACGTCCTCGGCACCGCGATCGGCGGCGCCCGCACCGCAGCCGTGGACGCGCTGCTGGCGACGGCACGTGACGAGCGCGTCCGGGGCACCGTCGCGGTGCCGGGACGGGCGGAGACGGTGGACGCCCACTGGGGCGCGCTCATCGCCGGGACCGCCGCTCACCTCGACGACTTCGACGACACCCACCTGGCGACGGTGATCCACCCCGGCGCCGCGACCCTCGGCACCCTGCTCGCGCTGGAACCGGAACTCGACGTGGCCGGATCTCGCTACCTGTCCGCGTTCGCGCTGGGCTGCGAGGCGCAGTTGCGCATCGGCAACGCCATCTCGCCGCGCCACTACGACCTGGGCTGGCACATCACCGGCACCTGCGGCGTCCTCGGCGCGGCCGTCGCCGCCTCGCTGCTGCTGGGGCAGGACGCCGCCACCCTGGAACGGGCACTGTCCCTGGCCGGCACCATGGTCCTCGGCCATCGCGAGGGGTTCGGCTCGATGACCAAGCCCTTCCACCCCGGCAAGGCCGCCGCCAACGGCGTTCTGGCCGCGCGGCTGGCCGCCGCGGGCGCGGGCGGCGGCCCGGACCCGCTCGGCCCGTCGGGCGTCCTGGACGTGCTCAGCGACCGCGTCGACCGCGGGCGCCTCGGCGGGCCGTGGGACCGGGACTGGGAGCTGGAGGACAACGCCTTCAAGCCCTACCCGTGCGGCATCGTCGCCCACCCGTGCATCGACGCGGCCATCGCCGCCTCCGCGGAGATCGGCGACCCCGGTGCCGTCACCGCCGTGGAGATCGACTGCCACCCCCTCGTACCGGAGTTGATGGGGCGCCGGCAGCCGGGGGACCACCTCCAGGCCAGGTTCAGCGCCTACCACGCCGCAGCGGTCGGGCTGATCGACGGCGAGGCGGGCATCGCCCAGTTCGGGGACGAGCGTGCGCTCGCCCCCGACGTCGTCAGGCTCCGCGGGCTGATCACCCTGCGACCCTCAGAGTCCTGCGCCCGCGACGAGGCCACCCTCCGGGCCGCCCGCGAGGACGGGCCCGAGGTCGTCACCCGCGTCCGGCACGCCCGCGGCAGCCTGGACAGGCCGCTCACCGACGGCGAGCTGTTCGAGAAGGTGCGCAAGCTGATCGAGCCGGAACTGGGAGCGGAGGCCCCCGCACGGATCCGCGACGCGGTGGACGGCCTGGACGGCGCCCCCGGCATCGCCGCGCTGGTCGCGGTGATCCGCCCCGAAAACGCCACGCAGCTGGTGCCGGGCAGCGGCACGCCCGGCACCAGCCAGGAGGACCACCGATGA
- a CDS encoding LysR substrate-binding domain-containing protein, with the protein MDDTYGAEITFSDLEMFLVFSKTEHFGHTATELDVSVATVQRGIRALERKLGVRLVEQAGRRVRMLHTGHILVREAHTVLRARHDAVDTVRAESGLPHRRLRIAHTYSLGLGFVPGVLAELLQDHPELRFRCWQGPATDVVSALLHGEADVAFTSLSPTESDIVVEPLFTQALLLTVPADDPLAGSGTVRLSEVQGRSFIAMEPGSSSRTHMVNACARAGFIPRITVEGSDLFVVESMVGAGIGVSVVPEGMDNHLHPRVARLPIEDPGSAGRTIFLAYGRGDAAHESVRSLARIARTHGRRLG; encoded by the coding sequence ATGGACGACACCTACGGCGCCGAGATCACCTTCAGCGACCTGGAGATGTTCCTCGTCTTCAGCAAGACCGAGCACTTCGGCCACACCGCCACGGAACTCGACGTCAGCGTGGCCACCGTGCAGCGCGGCATCCGCGCCCTGGAGCGCAAGCTCGGCGTGCGCCTCGTGGAGCAGGCCGGCCGGCGCGTGCGCATGCTGCACACCGGGCACATCCTCGTCCGCGAGGCGCACACCGTGCTGCGCGCACGCCACGACGCCGTGGACACCGTCCGCGCCGAGTCCGGCCTGCCGCACCGCAGGCTGCGGATCGCCCACACCTACTCCCTCGGCCTCGGGTTCGTCCCCGGCGTGCTCGCCGAACTCCTCCAGGACCACCCGGAACTCCGCTTCCGCTGCTGGCAGGGCCCAGCCACCGACGTCGTCTCGGCCCTGCTCCACGGGGAGGCGGACGTCGCGTTCACGTCGCTGTCGCCCACCGAGTCGGACATCGTCGTGGAGCCGCTGTTCACCCAGGCCCTGCTGCTGACCGTCCCCGCGGACGACCCGCTGGCCGGCAGCGGCACCGTGCGGCTCTCCGAGGTGCAGGGCCGCTCGTTCATAGCGATGGAGCCGGGCTCCAGCAGCCGCACCCACATGGTCAACGCCTGCGCACGCGCCGGGTTCATCCCCCGCATCACGGTCGAGGGAAGCGACCTGTTCGTCGTCGAGTCGATGGTGGGCGCGGGCATCGGCGTCTCCGTCGTACCGGAGGGCATGGACAACCACCTGCATCCCCGGGTGGCCCGGCTGCCCATCGAGGACCCGGGCTCGGCCGGCCGCACCATCTTCCTCGCCTACGGACGGGGCGACGCCGCGCACGAGAGCGTCCGCTCCCTCGCCAGGATCGCCAGGACGCACGGCCGGCGCCTCGGATGA
- a CDS encoding sigma-70 family RNA polymerase sigma factor, protein MNTTTAADVSTAGGHKGLLNTLMTDHTTALLGYAERLLHDRHLAEDVVQETLIRAWRHRERLHGMDTSVRGWLFTVARNIVIDRLRSAAVRRETVGTDDRDVPQPDHDESVLHSIEATALLRQLSHDHREVLLHIYLCGRTVQETARIIGIPAGTVKSRQHYALRKLRATSGTASETGRTPGRTAERATARGTGTVSRVG, encoded by the coding sequence ATGAACACGACCACCGCCGCCGACGTCTCGACGGCCGGAGGCCACAAGGGCCTCCTGAACACGCTGATGACCGACCACACCACGGCACTCCTCGGCTATGCCGAGAGACTGCTGCACGACCGTCACCTGGCCGAGGACGTCGTCCAGGAAACCCTCATCCGCGCCTGGCGCCACAGAGAGCGGCTGCACGGCATGGACACCTCGGTCCGCGGCTGGCTGTTCACCGTGGCCCGCAACATCGTCATCGACCGGCTGCGCAGCGCCGCCGTCCGCCGCGAGACGGTCGGCACGGACGACCGGGACGTGCCCCAGCCCGACCACGACGAGTCCGTGCTGCACTCGATCGAGGCGACGGCCCTGCTACGCCAGCTCTCCCACGACCACCGCGAGGTGCTCCTGCACATCTACCTGTGCGGCAGGACCGTGCAGGAGACGGCCCGGATCATCGGGATACCCGCCGGGACGGTCAAGTCCCGGCAGCACTACGCGCTCCGCAAACTCCGCGCGACCAGCGGAACGGCGAGCGAGACGGGGAGGACGCCGGGGAGGACGGCGGAGAGGGCGACGGCTAGGGGAACCGGGACGGTTTCCCGCGTCGGATGA